Proteins encoded by one window of Thermoplasmata archaeon:
- a CDS encoding ABC transporter permease — protein MSVKRVLRHSGWIAWKDLLEFSRSKLRLVMLVLMPLFMMVMVGYIFPSGTSISNQPVAISNQDL, from the coding sequence ATGAGCGTAAAGCGAGTCCTGCGGCACAGCGGGTGGATCGCGTGGAAGGACCTCCTCGAGTTCAGCCGCAGCAAATTGCGCCTGGTCATGCTCGTCCTGATGCCTCTGTTCATGATGGTCATGGTGGGCTACATCTTCCCGTCGGGAACGTCCATCAGCAACCAGCCCGTGGCAATATCGAATCAAGACCTCG
- a CDS encoding ATP-binding cassette domain-containing protein, which yields MGESVIQVSGLTKRFDGFTAVDHIDFDVRKGEIFGFLGPNGAGKSTTIRMLCTLSRPTEGSATVAGYGVVKEASRVREHIGLVSEKLIMYNDLTARENLRLFGELYDIPKDALAKRIEKLLTFVRMEKWADARIGTFSTGMKQRINVIRALVNQPEILFLDEPTLGLDPQSTVEIRELVRRINLENGTTIILTTHMMLEADLLCDRIGIIDRGKIVALDTPANLKKLVSGTDTTVLDFEIPNLGPTLLSALSSLPCVASSVQEDETHVKIHAKGADAFDTVIDGIRKNGGKVNGVHNMEPSLEDVFLKLTGREVREQVSSHVPMAGRRGPRHGPSAPTSRVR from the coding sequence ATGGGCGAGAGTGTCATCCAGGTCTCCGGGCTCACGAAGCGGTTCGATGGCTTCACCGCAGTCGACCATATCGACTTCGACGTGAGGAAAGGCGAGATCTTCGGGTTCCTCGGCCCCAACGGCGCGGGCAAGTCCACGACGATCCGGATGCTCTGCACCCTGAGCCGGCCCACGGAGGGGTCGGCCACGGTCGCGGGCTACGGCGTGGTCAAGGAGGCCAGCCGCGTCCGGGAGCACATCGGCCTCGTCTCCGAGAAGCTGATCATGTACAACGATCTCACCGCACGGGAGAACCTCCGCCTTTTCGGTGAGCTCTACGACATCCCCAAGGACGCGTTGGCGAAGCGGATCGAGAAGCTGCTCACGTTCGTGCGCATGGAAAAGTGGGCGGACGCGCGAATCGGGACGTTCTCCACGGGGATGAAGCAGCGGATCAACGTGATCCGGGCCCTCGTGAACCAGCCCGAGATCCTCTTCCTCGACGAGCCCACCCTGGGCCTGGACCCGCAGTCCACGGTCGAGATCCGCGAGCTCGTGCGGCGCATCAACCTGGAGAACGGGACGACGATCATCCTGACGACGCACATGATGCTCGAGGCGGACCTGCTCTGCGACCGGATTGGGATCATCGACCGCGGGAAGATCGTCGCCCTGGACACCCCCGCGAACCTCAAGAAGCTCGTCTCGGGCACGGACACGACCGTCCTCGACTTCGAGATCCCCAACCTTGGCCCCACGCTCCTGTCGGCGCTTTCCTCCCTGCCGTGCGTGGCCTCGAGCGTTCAGGAGGACGAGACCCACGTGAAGATCCACGCGAAGGGTGCGGACGCGTTCGACACGGTCATCGACGGCATCCGCAAGAACGGCGGCAAGGTGAACGGCGTGCACAACATGGAGCCGAGTCTCGAGGACGTCTTCCTCAAGCTCACGGGCCGGGAGGTCCGCGAGCAGGTGTCGAGCCACGTTCCGATGGCGGGACGCCGCGGGCCTCGCCACGGGCCTAGCGCTCCCACGTCCCGGGTGAGGTGA
- a CDS encoding PadR family transcriptional regulator: MQSGPLVRPTLPFLIKGGFRALVLRALSERPMHGYEVIKVLEERFQGFYRPSAGAVYPALRSLQREGLIAVRGSERRKTYHITARGKAHIHDQREAMQRHFASFQAAVGPERASLLREVRDTGRLLMRNLRTITPRQAEELKQAVTEMRGRFAAILAETGEV, from the coding sequence ATGCAGTCCGGTCCCCTGGTCCGCCCGACGTTGCCCTTCCTCATCAAGGGCGGCTTCCGCGCCCTCGTCCTGCGCGCACTGAGCGAGCGGCCCATGCACGGCTATGAGGTCATCAAGGTCCTTGAGGAACGGTTCCAGGGATTCTACCGGCCAAGCGCCGGCGCGGTCTATCCTGCCCTCCGGTCCCTCCAGCGAGAGGGCCTCATCGCCGTGCGAGGATCGGAGCGCCGGAAGACGTACCACATCACGGCCAGGGGCAAGGCCCACATCCACGACCAGCGCGAGGCCATGCAACGCCATTTCGCCTCGTTCCAGGCTGCCGTAGGCCCCGAAAGGGCGTCCCTCCTCCGCGAGGTCCGGGACACCGGCCGCCTCCTGATGAGGAACCTGCGCACGATCACGCCGCGGCAGGCCGAGGAACTGAAGCAGGCGGTCACGGAGATGCGCGGCCGCTTCGCGGCCATCTTGGCGGAAACGGGCGAGGTGTAG